The following coding sequences are from one Primulina eburnea isolate SZY01 chromosome 15, ASM2296580v1, whole genome shotgun sequence window:
- the LOC140815589 gene encoding secreted RxLR effector protein 161-like yields the protein MCHGVNIFNSICLKTDDEIGTMSRITYASAIGSIMYGMISTRPDIAFALSVARRYQSNPDTLHWKAVNDILKYLRRTMNLFLVYGSGELKLDGCTYSNFQSDVDDLKSTFGFVFKLNGGAIFWKSSKQDTTVDSTTEAEYIASSAATKDVIWMRNFFQELAIISQIVDLVLVYYDNTGVVVQDKEPRSHQ from the coding sequence atgtgtcatggtgtgaATATATTTAATTCTATATGCCTTAAGACTGATGATGAGATAGGAACCATGAGCCGCATTACATATGCTTCTGCTATAGGAAGtattatgtatggtatgatatctacTCGACCTGATATTGCATTTGCATTGAGTGTTGCAAGAAGATATCAATCGAATCCCGATACATTGCATTGGAAAGCCGTGAAtgacattcttaagtacttaagaAGAACTATGAATTTGTTCTTGGTTTACGGgagtggagaattaaaattggatgGTTGCACCTATTCTAACTTTCAATCAGATGTAGATGATTTGAAATCAACTTTTGGATTTGTATTCAAGCTAAATGGTGGTGCTAtcttttggaagagttccaaacaAGACACCACAGTAGATTCAACtactgaggccgaatacatagCTTCATCAGCCGCAACAAAGGACGTtatttggatgaggaatttttttCAAGAGTTGGCTATCATTTCTCAAATAGTTGATCTAGTTCTGGTCTACTACGACAACACTGGTGTCGTTGTGCAAGATAaagaaccaaggtctcatcagtga